The Daucus carota subsp. sativus chromosome 7, DH1 v3.0, whole genome shotgun sequence genome window below encodes:
- the LOC108194824 gene encoding protein FAR1-RELATED SEQUENCE 5-like — translation MRYYIPSCVDAVDTPVCNQVFDSLEKAYRFYKEYGRLGGFDVRKATEKKDSDGTIILKHFVCSKEGFNEVKFGNSDEVVAKEVRGRRTVTRRCGCKAKFVVKITSQNRYYVLNFVELHNHTLASETGRQFLRASREMTVGLRSIVFDAAKVNIGCSKTFSLVKEMTGGYANVGATLRDFRNFDRDLKEFVGERDGQMLIDKFRVMQETSKSFYFAHEVDAEGHLTMLFWADPVGRRNFEIYGDAVSFDATFDTNKYNMIFAPFTGVDKHDRCLTFAACLLSKEDICHYNWAFKQFVKAMGRNPVVFITDQCPAMKVGNRLCKETDFMEKMKKYIWSSNLEIEEFENGWQSVIKEFNSEDNKWLANMYEIRKSWIPSYFRDNPMFGLMRTTSRQRNETERLDHESNSSKPNTLSRWFLEDDVADLFTRTIFYKVQEEILASCLEMQIKRMSEEVDGVTQLDIKDVKVKDKLFKVAVSKTHAVCSCKKFVMCGILCRHAFCGLKQIGVTKFPRSLVLNRWMKIAECRTSSQSVSVSSDFFKMEQVSLKLTNLWFDFRQTLNKAGVQMDKLDYVHKIIKQISSDLENCGGDGADFSKRDHIAAMVGEQPVGDVSILVPNVCKNKENYFKRLISEREKALNKANKRIRRCKECSGTNHDSRTCPRKKTGSTDARADNQS, via the exons ATGAGGTATTATATACCTAGTTGTGTTGATGCAGTTGATACTCCAGTTTGTAATCAGGTTTTTGATAGTTTGGAAAAGGCTTACCGGTTTTACAAGGAGTATGGCAGATTGGGTGGTTTTGATGTACGAAAAGCAACTGAAAAGAAAGATTCTGATGGTACGATAATATTGAAGCACTTTGTTTGTAGTaaagaaggttttaatgagGTTAAGTTTGGAAATTCAGATGAAGTTGTAGCTAAAGAAGTTAGGGGAAGACGTACTGTAACACGTAGATGTGGATGTAAAGCCAAATTTGTTGTTAAGATTACGAGTCAAAATAGATATTATGTGTTAAATTTTGTAGAACTTCACAATCATACGTTGGCGAGTGAAACTGGTAGGCAATTTCTGAGGGCTAGTAGAGAGATGACAGTTGGTTTGAGGAGTATAGTATTTGATGCTGCAAAGGTTAATATTGGTTGCAGCAAGACGTTTAGTTTGGTGAAGGAAATGACTGGTGGCTATGCTAATGTTGGTGCTACATTACGCGATTTTAGGAATTTTGACAGggatttaaaagagtttgtTGGAGAGAGGGATGGCCAGATGTTGATTGACAAGTTTAGAGTAATGCAGGAGACATCcaaatcattttattttgctCATGAAGTTGATGCTGAGGGTCACTTAACAATGCTTTTCTGGGCTGATCCAGTTGGGAGGAGAAACTTTGAAATTTATGGTGATGCTGTGTCATTTGATGCCACATTTGATACAAACAA gtataatatgatttttgctcCTTTTACTGGTGTTGACAAACATGATAGATGTCTCACATTTGCTGCTTGTTTGTTATCAAAAGAAGATATTTGTCATTATAATTGGGCTTTTAAACAATTTGTCAAAGCTATGGGACGAAATCCTGTTGTGTTTATTACTGATCAGTGTCCAGCAATGAAA GTTGGCAATCGATTGTGTAAAGAAACAGATTTCatggaaaaaatgaaaaagtacATATGGTCGTCAAATTTGGAAAttgaagaatttgaaaatgGATGGCAATCAGTGATAAAAGAATTTAATTCGGAAGATAATAAATGGTTGGCAAATATGTATGAAATAAGGAAATCTTGGATTCCTTCATATTTCAGGGACAATCCTATGTTTGGCTTGATGAGAACTACTTCAAG GCAGCGGAATGAAACTGAACGGCTAGATCATGAGTCTAACTCAAGCAAACCAAATACTTTGTCAAGATGGTTTCTTGAAGATGATGTTGCTGACTTGTTTACACGGACAATCTTTTACAAAGTACAAGAAGAGATTTTGGCGTCTTGCTTGGAAATGCAAATTAAGAGGATGAGTGAAGAGGTTGATGGTGTAACTCAATTGGATATAAAGGACGTGAAAGTTAAAGATAAACTTTTCAAA GTAGCTGTTAGCAAAACACATGCTGTATGTTCATGCAAAAAATTTGTTATGTGTGGAATTCTTTGTAGACATGCGTTTTGTGGTTTGAAGCAAATAGGTGTCACAAAATTTCCTCGAAGTCTTGTGCTTAATCGGTGGATGAAGATCGCAGAGTGCAGGACTTCATCTCAATCAGTTTCGGTATcttctgatttttttaaaatggagCAAGTGTCATTGAAATTGACTAATTTGTGGTTTGATTTTCGGCAAACTCTTAACAAGGCTGGAGTTCAAATGGATAAGCTTGATTATGTGCATAAAATCATAAAGCAGATTAGTTCTGATCTTGAAAATTGTGGTGGAGATGGTGCTGATTTTAGTAAGAGAGATCATATTGCTGCCATGGTTGGTGAACAGCCTGTTGGAGATGTAAGTATACTTGTGCCGAATGTTTGCAAGAATAaggaaaattattttaaacgaCTTATTAGTGAGAGAGAGAAAGCATTGAACAAAGCGAACAAAAGGATCCGAAGGTGTAAAGAATGCTCGGGCACGAATCATGATTCAAGAACTTGTCCGAggaagaagacaggaagcacaGATGCAAGAGCTGACAACCAATCTTGA